In the genome of Girardinichthys multiradiatus isolate DD_20200921_A chromosome 7, DD_fGirMul_XY1, whole genome shotgun sequence, one region contains:
- the LOC124871742 gene encoding high-affinity choline transporter 1-like: MTIHVEGLIAIVLFYVLILFVGIWAAWKNKNSGVGEGGDRSERIMVGGRDIGLFVGGFTMTATWVGGGYINGTAEYVYLPDYGLAWAQAPFGYALSLVLGGLFFAKPMRSRGYVTMLDPFQQIYGERMGGLLFIPALMGEIFWSAAILSALGATLSVIVDININMSVVISALIAIFYTLVGGLYSVAYTDVVQLFCIFLGLWVSVPFALSNPAVSDIGVSAKEEVYQSPWLGQIKPEDNWLWADNFFLLMLGGIPWQVYFQRVLSASSATYAQVLSVLAAFGCLVMAVPSVLIGAIGASTDWNQTTYGSLAPKDKDESDMILPIVLQHLCPPYISFFGLGAVSAAVMSSADSSILSASSMFARNIYKLAFRQSASDGEIVWVMRITIFVFGALATAMALLTGSVYGLWYLSSDLVYVIIFPQLLSVLFVKGTNTYGSMAAYIFGLLLRIGGGEPYLKLPPFIYYPGWVTVERVHHLTGDVEFFVQQRFPFKSVSMVASFLANVVFSYLTKYLFESGMLSHKYDFLDAVVSKHSKEIMDKATLVSNHDNIILSEMAPVRQTLGAALAGTFTNTEVLSDDDVSSPESFHSEK; encoded by the exons ATGACGATCCACGTCGAGGGTCTCATAGCCATCGTGCTCTTTTATGTCCTGATCCTGTTCGTGGGGATCTGGGCCGCTTGGAAGAACAAGAACTCTGGAGTCGGTGAAGGCGGAGACCGGAGCGAGAGAATTATGGTCGGGGGAAGGGACATTGGGTTGTTCGTGGGGGGATTCACAATGACTG CCACCTGGGTGGGTGGGGGCTACATTAATGGAACAGCAGAGTATGTCTACCTGCCAGACTACGGTCTGGCCTGGGCTCAGGCACCGTTTGGTTATGCTCTCAGCTTGGTATTAG GTGGCCTTTTCTTTGCCAAACCAATGCGGTCACGTGGATATGTCACAATGCTGGACCCTTTCCAGCAGATTTATGGAGAAAGGATGGGGGGACTGCTTTTCATTCCTGCACTGATGGGAGAAATCTTCTGGTCTGCTGCCATCCTGTCTGCCTTGG GTGCCACTCTCAGTGTGATCGTGGACATAAACATCAACATGTCTGTGGTGATCTCAGCCCTCATAGCTATCTTTTACACACTCGTTGGAGGACTCTACTCTGTCGCATACACAGATGTTGTTCAGCTCTTCTGCATTTTTTTGGGCTTG TGGGTCAGTGTGCCTTTTGCCCTTTCCAATCCTGCTGTGTCAGACATTGGCGTTTCAGCCAAGGAAGAAGTCTATCAGTCACCATGGCTGGGCCAGATTAAGCCTGAAGACAATTGGCTTTGGGCAGACAACTTCTTTTTGCTG ATGTTGGGAGGGATTCCCTGGCAGGTCTACTTTCAGCGGGTTCTTTCTGCCTCTTCAGCTACCTATGCTCAGGTTCTCTCTGTCCTTGCTGCCTTCGGCTGCTTGGTCATGGCTGTCCCATCCGTTCTCATAGGAGCTATTGGGGCTTCCACTG aCTGGAACCAAACAACTTATGGTTCCCTCGCTCCAAAGGACAAGGATGAATCCGACATGATCCTTCCCATAGTGCTTCAGCACCTCTGCCCACCCTACATCTCCTTCTTCGGACTAGGAGCGGTGTCGGCAGCCGTGATGTCATCAGCAGACTCATCCATACTGTCGGCCAGCTCCATGTTTGCTAGGAACATTTATAAGCTCGCCTTTCGACAGTCG GCTTCGGACGGTGAGATCGTTTGGGTGATGCGCATCACCATCTTTGTGTTTGGAGCTCTTGCTACAGCAATGGCACTATTAACTGGATCTGTATATGGCCTTTGGTACTTAAGCTCTGACCTTGTCTACGTCATCATCTTCCCCCAACTTCTCAGTGTGTTATTTGTCAAGGGCACCAACACCTATGGCTCCATGGCAGCGTATATCTTTGGGCTCTTGCTGCGCATTGGTGGAGGGGAGCCTTACCTAAAACTGCCTCCATTCATCTATTACCCCGGCTGGGTGACAGTGGAGAGAGTTCACCATCTCACTGGAGATGTAGAGTTCTTCGTCCAGCAGAGGTTCCCCTTCAAATCCGTGTCCATGGTGGCATCTTTCTTAGCAAATGTGGTCTTCTCCTACCTGACAAAGTATTTATTTGAAAGTGGCATGCTGTCTCACAAGTACGACTTCCTGGATGCGGTCGTGTCCAAGCATAGCAAAGAGATCATGGATAAGGCCACGCTGGTAAGCAATCATGATAACATTATTCTTTCAGAGATGGCTCCGGTCAGGCAAACCCTGGGAGCTGCGCTTGCTGGGACCTTCACCAACACTGAGGTCCTGAGCGACGATGACGTGTCAAGTCCGGAGTCTTTTCACAGTGAGAAGTAG